The segment TTGTTGCATTTTCTAAAAAACCGTGAATCAGAATAATAGCAGTTCCTTTTCCTTGATCAGAATAAGAAATAGTAGCATTTTTATAATCTAAAACCATAGAAACAAATATACCATTTGAATCGCTTTTAGAAACTCAAAAACATGAAAAAGTATTTACTATATTTGATGAGAATTCATTAAAATCTAATCTTATGTTTTTCAAAAAAATACTACCTCTTGTTCTTTTTATTTTTTCTTTAACCTTAAGTGCACAAATTGATGAGAAAAATCTCGATAACTTGGTAAAAGAGACGTTAAAAACTTTTGATGTTCCAGGTATTTCTGTCGGAATTTTAAAAGACGGAAAAATTATTTATGCAAAAGGCCATGGAGTTCGTTCTTTAACCAATAAAAAAGACATGAACGAAAATACTTTAGTTGGTGTTGCTTCTAATAGTAAAGGTTTTACGTGTTTTGCTTTGGCGATGATGGTAGATGAAGGAAAACTAAATTGGGATGATAAAGTGAGAAAACACATTCCAGAATTTCAGCTATATGATGCTTGGGTAACAGAACAATTTACAGTAAGAGATTTAGTAACGCATAGAAGTGGAATGGGTTTAGGAGCTGGAGATTTAATGTTCTTTCCTGAAGGAAATGATTTTACATCCAAAGATGTGATTAACAATGTAAAACATTTAAAACCAGAAAGTTCTTTTAGAAGCAAATTTGCTTACAATAACAACATGTTTATTATTGCTGGTGAAGTTTTAAAACGTGTAAGTGGTCTTTCTTGGGAAGAATTTATTGAAACAAAAATTATGAAACCTGTTGGAATGCTAAACAGTAAAGCATCTTACAATAGAGTTACAGATAGAACGAACATTATTGAGGCACACACAAGAGCAGATGGTAAAGTGATTCAAATTCCTCATGATTGGAGCGAAACAGCCAATCCTGCAGGTGGAATTATGAGTAATGTAAAAGACATGCTTACTTGGGCAAATTTTTTAATGAATGATGCTGTTACTCAAAACGGAAAACGATTATTAAGTGAACTACAATTTCACGAATTATGGCAATTACAAACGCCTTTAAAAGTTAGAAAAAACGACTCTTACAATGCTAATTTTAGAGGGTATGGTTTGGGTTGGTTTTTAACGGATGTAAAAGGCGGATATAAGCAAGTGTATCACACAGGTGGTTTGTTAGGCACAGTAACTCAGTTTACCATGATTCCAGATTTAGATTTGGCAATTGTAGTGTTAACAAATCAAATGAATGGAAGCGCATTTAATACCATTACCAATACGATAAAAGACACCTATTTAGGCTATGAAGATAGAGGTTGGTTAAAGAAATACGGAACAAGTAATGCTACCTATTTAAAATATAATGATGATTTAAAAGATAGTATTTATGCAAAAGTTGAACTTGCTAAAACCAATAAAAACTTACCAAAACCGGCTCAAATTATAGGAACTTATAAAGATGATTGGTTTGGAAATGTTATTATTTCTAATGATGGCAACACCTATGCTATAAAATGCGAACGTTCTTCTAATTTGTTTGGTGAATTATTGCCATACAATCAAACAACTTATGTTGTAAAATGGAATAATAGAAGTTATGATGCAGATGTTTTTGTTCAGTTTTCTTTTGATGAAAAAGGAATGGCGCAATCTGCAAAAATGAAATACATTGCACCAATTACAGATTTTAGTTTCGATTTTCATGACCTAAACCTTAAAAAATAATAGTAATTTTGATTAAAACAAAAGATATTTGGATTGCAGGTTTTGCACTATTTTCGCTCTTTTTTGGAGCAGGAAATTTAATTTTACCTCCAACTTTAGGAGCGAAGTCAGGTTCAGATTGGTGGATTGTTGTATTGGGTTTTGTACTAACAGCAGTAACGATTCCTATTTTGGCAATTTTTGCACACGCAAAATTACAGGGAACTTTATATGATTTTGGTAAAAAAGTTTCTCCGATTTTTAGCACGGTTTATTGTGTACTTATCTATGCAATTGCCATCGCAATTCCATCTCCAAGAACAGCAGCAGTTACACATGAGATGGCAGTTCAACCCTTTTTTGAAATAACACCACTTTTAACCAGTATTATTTATTTTGTATTGGTGTTTGTTTTTGCCATAAATCGTAATAAAATTATTAGTTTAATTGGTAAGTTTTTAACACCAATTATTGTTTTAATTCTTTTGATAATAATTGCAATCGCTATTTTTACATCTTCAGGAACTGTAAATCCATCAACGTTTAAAACTCCTTTTGTAGACGGAATTTTAGAAGGATATCAAACCTTTGATGCTATTGGAGGCGTTGTTGTTGGAGCCGTAATTATTATCTCTTTAAACTTAAAAGGGAATGACTCTTTTGAAGTTAGAAAAGAACTGATTACAAAAGCAGGAATTATTGCAGGATCTGGTTTGCTTTTAATTTATGGAGGTTTAATTCTAAGTGGCTCTTTATTTTCTTCAACATTTGTAGAAAATGGATCAAGAACAGAAGTTTTATCAAGCTTAAGTTCACAAACGTTGGGTAATTTAGGAACTACTTTTTTAAGTGTCTTAGTTGCTTTAGCATGTTTTACAACAGCGGTTGGTATTGTAACAGGATCAGCAGATTATATAAAAGGAATATGCAAAAACTCTAAAACAGCTTATATTGCTACTGCTGCTATTGCTTCTGTAATTGGGATTGTTGTAGGGAGTTATCAAGTAGATTTTATTATCACATTAGCGGTACCAGCATTAATGTTTTTATATCCAATAACCATTGTATTA is part of the Polaribacter sp. SA4-10 genome and harbors:
- a CDS encoding serine hydrolase, producing MFFKKILPLVLFIFSLTLSAQIDEKNLDNLVKETLKTFDVPGISVGILKDGKIIYAKGHGVRSLTNKKDMNENTLVGVASNSKGFTCFALAMMVDEGKLNWDDKVRKHIPEFQLYDAWVTEQFTVRDLVTHRSGMGLGAGDLMFFPEGNDFTSKDVINNVKHLKPESSFRSKFAYNNNMFIIAGEVLKRVSGLSWEEFIETKIMKPVGMLNSKASYNRVTDRTNIIEAHTRADGKVIQIPHDWSETANPAGGIMSNVKDMLTWANFLMNDAVTQNGKRLLSELQFHELWQLQTPLKVRKNDSYNANFRGYGLGWFLTDVKGGYKQVYHTGGLLGTVTQFTMIPDLDLAIVVLTNQMNGSAFNTITNTIKDTYLGYEDRGWLKKYGTSNATYLKYNDDLKDSIYAKVELAKTNKNLPKPAQIIGTYKDDWFGNVIISNDGNTYAIKCERSSNLFGELLPYNQTTYVVKWNNRSYDADVFVQFSFDEKGMAQSAKMKYIAPITDFSFDFHDLNLKK
- the brnQ gene encoding branched-chain amino acid transport system II carrier protein yields the protein MIKTKDIWIAGFALFSLFFGAGNLILPPTLGAKSGSDWWIVVLGFVLTAVTIPILAIFAHAKLQGTLYDFGKKVSPIFSTVYCVLIYAIAIAIPSPRTAAVTHEMAVQPFFEITPLLTSIIYFVLVFVFAINRNKIISLIGKFLTPIIVLILLIIIAIAIFTSSGTVNPSTFKTPFVDGILEGYQTFDAIGGVVVGAVIIISLNLKGNDSFEVRKELITKAGIIAGSGLLLIYGGLILSGSLFSSTFVENGSRTEVLSSLSSQTLGNLGTTFLSVLVALACFTTAVGIVTGSADYIKGICKNSKTAYIATAAIASVIGIVVGSYQVDFIITLAVPALMFLYPITIVLILLNIVPNKYASKLVFRGVVLVTFIFSITDFLGFIIPRENLVGIKNMIPLANSSLGWVIPALLVFIGLNFLGKKTTIN